Proteins encoded by one window of Gouania willdenowi chromosome 4, fGouWil2.1, whole genome shotgun sequence:
- the LOC114462525 gene encoding uncharacterized protein LOC114462525, whose amino-acid sequence MFQFLLTEDRKTTASHPDIKNTRTCSNKWSFEPDRLAVFQMAALREYDEEEQVVRPRRHHRPPGHLDDYVLSYHSHEPDPVISYPDMNTLSSNTVSVQRTSTPMQGAEAESLPDMDRLMRMERCVSQVQDQMRELQNTLHASLHLGRSTLHAQLPQQARSLSMPLITDPDMGSLKNIAPFASLPHSPEQTTVQRVSSPAVLPVTMPSAPHSTTPAFGGVGSTTQPVYVLSSAQNAARPAPVVSRPAASDHPHPPWQQHQQQRGSNWPIPYPARSTQPYMGQPSFPEIMQPQPSAFPSYPVPPVGSLPWTSGPIVSNPHSAQVISPDVSAQYIYRDPAFPPQPPASAQPGALQDMSHYTSPMLAAQRPNLMEMAISSSYGIPKPRLVSFTTGKESDFLLLKKGLDGVMGPHPHLSEDYKFQVLLDHLKFPAAFQIAKRYVHDPMPYTKSMQALQQRYGQPRQLVQSEINSILRAPTVRAGDAQGFEDFALAVSSLVGLLDSLKGAAKSELECGSHVDRLLSKLPPSYQDSFAEFCLTRGILQSDSVNTYTLPDFARWLERKSQAIQISRRATENYTAEKPRSDRREKQPKQLKSSSSIYYGTEKAPTHTAVNTENKDGIKGKKREKFKPYCPFCSSTEHYLNSCPDFVKLSTAQVVSWINENKRCWKCGRGHQPDSCTLKKPCATCGEQHLQILHEASSSTNRSVLTLSTASRMVYLDQAAHSGRVMLKVVPVTLHSKGRSLLTHAILDDGSERTIILSAAVHYLQLEKTVESIKLRTIRQEVSELRGANVTFNISPPQRPQTEHHISSAFTAAELNLAKQSCPMDTLRQKYPHLSDVPFEAFKDVQPMLLIGSDNAHLITPLSQVKAGPLGTPVAVETKLGWAIQGPATFLHEPTEASCLHTSLLPSPTQVLRHNVEKLWQLDVLPFRSEKEATRSKQDREALELLQNQTERVEVDGVFRYATPLLRHRNAPKLHAGTESVMALLRATEKRLIKDPDLAAVYNAEIHRLEQAGYARKLTPDEARSTDESWFIPHHIVYHNNKARVVFNCSFHYKTDCLNDQLLSGPILGPPLIGVLLRFREYPVAVSGDIRGMFHQVRLLTKDMPLLRFIWRDMERERTPDIYEWSVLPFGTTCSPCCAIYALQRHVQEHKVGNEQVLDCVMRSFYVDNCLKSLPSPSQARPLIDNTRELLATGGFEVRQWASNLPEAVAHLPSDARSPTCELWLTTQKSDPQEPTLGLAWHCSSDHLSYRCRSPPDQEPTMRNIYSILASQYDPLGFIVPFTTRAKLIVQLLWQKERHWDEPIDGELLQLWQEWVSELKFLPDICMPRCYTTPETRDGTVQLHVFCDASERAYGAVAYLRFESAEHEVHTAFAMARSRVAPKRQLSIPRLELCAALAGAQLSKLLINELTLPISDTVLWTDATTVLNWIQSESCQYKVFVGTRIAELQELTEGASWRHVPSALNPANDITRGKVLLELSAPGQWRDGPSFLRQNPEHWPSRPSVSNDSEEDSEFKKSALCAYVSVCLTQSDLAVHDSWADLVQATYLSSHGAAAPPMSAEQRIEAEIQLLRLAQLDSFPAEVKALSAGKDVHSDSKLNNLSPEYDTQLGLIRVGGRLRRAENIDVDTLHPIVLSPEHTITQLIIKDYDSRLMHPGPERVFAELRRTYWVLRGRQAIRKHQHHCLECKTWRANPVTPKMSDLPASRLRLQQPPFWSTGIDCFGPFTIKIGRRQEKRWGIIFKCLTTRCVHLELLSGMDTDSFLMALRRFIARRGKPFEIISDQGTNFRGGNRELQEAFKAMEPQLQEKLSEQSITFHFNPPHAPHFGGAWEREIRSVKSALQVVLQGQSVSEDLLHTVLIEVEGILNSKPLGYVSSDIADIDPITPNMLLMGRRDASLPQAVYGIREQLGRRKWRHSQVIADHFWTQFTQRYLPALQHRQKWQRTVSPLTIGQVVMVVDAQLPRALWPVGKVSQVFPSSDGQVRAAEVTIGEHTYRRPVAKLVVLPVMPTDSA is encoded by the coding sequence ATGTTCCAGTTCCTTCTGACAGAGGATAGGAAAACAACTGCCAGCCACCCAGACATTAAAAACACGCGCACATGTTCTAACAAGTGGTCCTTCGAGCCGGATAGGTTGGCAGTTTTCCAAATGGCGGCATTAAGGGAATATGACGAAGAAGAGCAAGTTGTTCGTCCCAGGAGGCATCACCGGCCCCCAGGACATCTGGATGACTACGTTCTGTCATATCATTCCCATGAGCCTGATCCAGTAATTTCATATCCAGATATGAACACTTTGAGCAGTAACACTGTATCTGTACAGCGAACATCAACTCCAATGCAAGGTGCAGAAGCTGAGAGCTTACCAGATATGGACAGATTGATGAGGATGGAGCGGTGCGTTTCACAAGTTCAAGATCAGATGAGGGAACTGCAGAATACCCTCCATGCATCTCTTCATCTCGGCAGATCAACACTACATGCTCAACTACCCCAGCAGGCACGTAGCCTCAGTATGCCCCTAATCACAGACCCTGATATGGGCAGCCTGAAGAACATTGCCCCTTTCGCTTCATTACCACATAGTCCTGAGCAGACGACGGTACAGAGAGTTTCATCCCCTGCAGTTCTGCCTGTCACTATGCCATCCGCTCCTCATTCCACTACACCTGCCTTTGGTGGTGTGGGGAGCACAACACAGCCTGTTTATGTCCTCTCTTCAGCCCAAAACGCAGCTCGACCAGCACCAGTGGTATCAAGGCCTGCAGCGTCAGACCATCCACATCCGCCCTGgcagcagcatcagcaacaGAGAGGATCAAACTGGCCCATACCTTATCCAGCCCGGTCTACACAGCCCTACATGGGACAACCCAGTTTCCCAGAAATAATGCAGCCTCAGCCATCTGCATTTCCTTCTTATCCTGTGCCACCTGTAGGCTCATTACCCTGGACTTCAGGCCCTATTGTGAGTAATCCCCACTCTGCACAGGTTATATCTCCCGATGTAAGCGCACAGTATATATATAGGGATCCAGCATTTCCCCCTCAGCCTCCTGCCAGTGCACAGCCTGGTGCTCTGCAGGACATGTCACATTACACCTCCCCCATGTTAGCAGCTCAGAGGCCTAACTTGATGGAGATGGCTATATCCTCTTCTTATGGTATTCCTAAGCCTAGGTTAGTCAGTTTTACCACAGGGAAGGAGAGCGATTTTCTCTTATTGAAGAAAGGATTAGACGGTGTTATGGGCCCACATCCACACCTTTCTGAGGATTATAAATTCCAGGTACTGCTAGATCACCTCAAGTTCCCAGCTGCTTTCCAGATAGCTAAGAGATATGTCCATGACCCTATGCCGTACACTAAATCAATGCAGGCTCTGCAGCAGCGCTATGGACAGCCACGACAGTTAGTCCAAAGTGAAATAAATAGCATTCTTAGAGCCCCCACAGTGAGAGCAGGAGATGCCCAGGGATTTGAGGACTTCGCCTTAGCAGTTAGCAGTCTTGTCGGACTATTGGACTCCTTAAAAGGAGCTGCCAAGAGTGAACTAGAATGTGGCTCACACGTAGATAGGCTGCTGAGTAAACTCCCCCCTTCTTATCAGGATAGTTTTGCTGAATTTTGTTTAACCAGGGGTATCTTGCAGAGTGACTCTGTCAACACATACACACTCCCTGATTTTGCCAGATGGTTAGAGAGAAAATCCCAAGCCATTCAGATCTCTAGGCGAGCCACAGAGAACTACACAGCTGAGAAACCTCGCTCAGACCGCAGAGAGAAACAACCCAAGCAGCTTAAGTCTTCCTCATCCATTTACTATGGCACTGAGAAAGCCCCCACGCATACTGCTGTTAACACAGAGAATAAAGATGGAATTAAAGGCAAGAAAAGGGAGAAATTTAAGCCATATTGTCCATTTTGCAGTAGTACAGAACACTATTTGAACTCCTGCCCAGATTTTGTTAAGTTGAGTACTGCACAGGTTGTCAGCtggataaatgaaaataaaagatgCTGGAAATGTGGTAGGGGACACCAGCCAGACAGCTGCACCCTTAAAAAGCCATGTGCAACCTGTGGAGAGCAGCATCTGCAGATCCTCCATGAGGCCTCCTCCAGCACTAACCGGAGTGTCCTGACACTGAGCACAGCATCCAGAATGGTGTATTTGGATCAAGCCGCTCACTCCGGCAGAGTAATGCTTAAAGTAGTCCCTGTTACACTCCATAGTAAGGGCAGGTCACTACTCACACATGCCATTTTGGACGATGGCTCTGAAAGGACTATTATATTATCAGCAGCTGTTCATTACCTCCAGTTAGAGAAAACTGTAGAATCTATTAAGTTGAGGACTATCAGGCAGGAAGTGTCAGAACTAAGGGGAGCAAACGTCACTTTTAACATTAGTCCACCACAACGTCCTCAAACTGAACATCACATCAGCAGtgcttttactgcagctgaGCTCAATCTGGCCAAACAATCCTGTCCCATGGACACTTTGCGCCAGAAGTATCCACACTTGAGTGATGTCCCATTTGAAGCCTTTAAGGATGTACAGCCAATGCTCCTTATCGGCTCAGATAATGCGCACCTCATTACACCTTTGTCACAGGTTAAAGCTGGTCCACTAGGCACACCTGTAGCTGTTGAGACTAAACTGGGCTGGGCTATCCAGGGTCCTGCCACTTTCCTGCATGAACCCACTGAAGCCTCTTGTCTGCACACATCCTTGCTACCATCCCCCACTCAAGTCCTAAGGCATAATGTAGAGAAGTTATGGCAGCTAGACGTACTTCCCTTTCGATCGGAGAAAGAGGCCACTCGTTCCAAACAAGATAGAGAGGCACTAGAGTTGCTGCAGAACCAAACTGAGCGAGTCGAAGTAGATGGAGTATTTCGTTATGCTACTCCTCTGCTCCGCCACAGAAATGCTCCTAAACTACATGCTGGCACCGAATCAGTCATGGCGCTGCTGCGTGCCACAGAAAAGCGCCTGATTAAAGATCCTGATTTAGCAGCTGTTTACAATGCAGAAATACACAGGCTAGAACAAGCAGGATATGCTAGAAAACTAACTCCCGATGAGGCTCGCAGCACTGATGAATCCTGGTTTATCCCTCATCATATAGTGTATCATAATAACAAGGCCAGGGTAGTTTTCAACTGCTCATTCCACTATAAGACAGACTGTCTTAATGACCAGCTCTTATCAGGCCCAATACTAGGTCCCCCCTTGATAGGTGTGTTGTTGAGATTTAGGGAGTACCCTGTTGCAGTCAGTGGGGATATTCGTGGGATGTTTCACCAGGTGCGGCTCCTCACCAAAGACATGCCACTTTTGAGATTCATCTGGAGGGACATGGAGAGAGAGCGCACCCCGGACATCTACGAGTGGAGTGTGCTGCCGTTTGGGACCACATGCAGTCCCTGCTGTGCCATTTATGCTCTTCAGCGCCACGTGCAGGAACACAAAGTTGGCAATGAGCAAGTACTTGACTGTGTTATGCGCTCATTCTACGTTGATAATTGCCTCAAGTCGCTGCCGTCTCCATCACAGGCGCGACCCCTGATCGACAATACCAGAGAGCTGTTAGCGACAGGTGGTTTTGAGGTCAGGCAGTGGGCTAGTAACCTTCCTGAGGCCGTAGCACATCTCCCCTCAGATGCAAGGTCCCCCACCTGTGAGCTGTGGTTGACCACTCAGAAATCAGACCCACAAGAACCAACCCTCGGGCTCGCCTGGCACTGCTCATCTGACCACCTCAGCTACAGATGTCGCTCACCACCTGATCAAGAGCCGACAATGAGGAACATCTACAGCATTCTCGCCTCACAATACGATCCGCTGGGCTTCATCGTTCCCTTCACAACAAGGGCCAAGCTCATCGTGCAACTGCTGTGGCAGAAGGAAAGACACTGGGATGAGCCAATCGATGGCGAGCTGCTCCAGTTGTGGCAAGAGTGGGTGAGCGAGTTAAAGTTTCTCCCAGACATTTGCATGCCCAGATGTTACACGACTCCAGAGACGCGAGACGGAACTGTGCAGCTGCATGTATTCTGTGATGCATCAGAGCGCGCTTATGGAGCAGTGGCCTATTTGAGATTTGAGTCAGCAGAACATGAGGTACACACCGCCTTCGCCATGGCCAGGTCCCGAGTGGCACCAAAAAGACAACTGTCAATCCCCCGCTTAGAGCTATGTGCAGCGCTGGCAGGAGCACAGTTATCTAAACTCCTCATCAATGAGCTGACTCTCCCAATCAGTGACACTGTTTTGTGGACAGACGCTACTACTGTTCTGAACTGGATCCAGTCCGAGTCCTGTCAATATAAAGTGTTTGTTGGTACTCGCATTGCTGAGTTACAGGAGCTCACAGAGGGTGCCAGCTGGAGACATGTTCCCTCTGCTCTGAACCCAGCAAACGACATTACTCGGGGCAAAGTGCTGCTGGAACTGTCTGCACCAGGCCAATGGAGGGACGGACCATCCTTCCTGAGGCAAAACCCTGAACACTGGCCATCCCGGCCTTCTGTGAGTAATGACTCTGAAGAAGATAGTGAATTTAAGAAATCAGCTCTCTGTGCCTATGTTTCTGTTTGCCTCACACAGTCCGATCTTGCAGTTCATGATTCCTGGGCTGATTTAGTACAGGCGACCTACCTGTCCTCTCACGGGGCGGCTGCCCCGCCTATGTCTGCAGAACAGCGTATAGAGGCAGAAATCCAGCTGCTCAGGTTGGCACAGCTGGATAGTTTCCCTGCAGAGGTAAAAGCACTTTCAGCTGGGAAGGATGTACATTCCGACAGCAAACTTAACAATCTGTCTCCTGAGTATGACACACAGTTAGGTTTGATCCGTGTAGGTGGGCGCCTCCGCCGAGCAGAGAATATCGACGTTGACACTCTGCACCCTATTGTGCTGTCACCAGAGCACACCATTACTCAGCTCATTATTAAAGACTATGACTCTCGCCTCATGCATCCAGGCCCCGAACGTGTTTTTGCCGAATTAAGGCGCACATACTGGGTCTTGAGAGGTAGACAAGCTATCAGGAAACATCAACATCACTGCCTTGAGTGTAAAACGTGGCGAGCTAATCCTGTCACACCCAAAATGTCAGACCTCCCTGCCAGTCGGCTACGCCTGCAGCAGCCTCCATTCTGGTCCACCGGAATAGACTGCTTCGGCCCGTTTACTATTAAGATAGGCAGGCGACAGGAGAAACGCTGGGgcattatatttaaatgtctCACTACTCGCTGCGTTCACCTTGAGCTGCTTAGTGGTATGGACACTGACTCTTTCCTCATGGCCCTACGCCGTTTCATTGCACGGAGAGGAAAGCCTTTCGAAATAATAAGCGACCAGGGTACGAACTTCAGAGGAGGCAACAGAGAGCTCCAGGAGGCATTCAAAGCCATGGAGCCCCAACTGCAGGAGAAGCTCAGCGAACAAAGCATCACTTTTCACTTTAACCCCCCACACGCTCCACATTTTGGGGGAGCGTGGGAGCGGGAAATTCGCTCAGTTAAATCTGCACTCCAGGTCGTTCTCCAAGGACAGAGTGTCTCTGAGGACTTGCTGCACACTGTCCTCATCGAAGTGGAGGGAATACTTAATTCTAAGCCGCTTGGTTACGTATCCTCTGACATTGCAGACATTGACCCAATCACTCCAAACATGCTGCTCATGGGGCGGCGGGACGCCTCCCTGCCTCAAGCTGTGTATGGCATAAGAGAACAGCTTGGCAGGCGTAAGTGGCGCCACAGCCAGGTGATCGCTGACCACTTCTGGACTCAATTTACTCAGCGTTACCTACCTGCACTTCAGCACCGCCAGAAGTGGCAAAGGACTGTTTCACCTCTGACAATCGGACAAGTCGTCATGGTGGTGGATGCACAACTCCCACGGGCACTCTGGCCGGTGGGTAAGGTCTCACAGGTTTTTCCCAGTTCGGATGGACAGGTCAGAGCGGCTGAAGTGACTATTGGGGAACACACGTACCGACGCCCGGTAGCTAAACTTGTTGTCTTACCTGTTATGCCGACAGATAGCGCTTAA